A stretch of DNA from Candidatus Pseudomonas phytovorans:
TATCAACTGTTACGGGCCAAGCCGCTGGACCAGCAGCCGGCCTGGCAAGCCATGCGCCAGCACCTTCATCAACTGGCCAGCAAAGGCCCGGGGAGGACTGATGTCGGGCTGAATTCCGTAGCCACCCAGGCCAGCGACAAGCTCGGCGCTACACTGGCCCCACGCGGCATCGCCAGCGCTGTGGCCTCGGCAGTGGGCAAAGTGGCAGGGGCGATGATTTCGATCGCTGCGGCCGGCTACGGCATGATGACCCATGACCGCGAACAGCCGCAGATGGTCGAGCAGTTGCGGGTGATCCTCAACGTGGCGCTGAACCAGGAATGGCAGGAGTTGATGGAGAACCGCCAGAGCGGGGCAATGGCAGGGGTGTATTACCTCTCGGGGCAGGTTGAGGACAGCTTGTTGGCCAGCGCACCACGGCCAGCCGAGCAACCGGTGGAGCCGCAGGTGAAGCAGCTGCAAGCACCTTTGATCATCCGCCTGCCGCCCTAGTGGTTACCCGCACAGGATGAATCAGGCTGCAGCCATTGCCGAGCTGGGCAAACCAAAGATCCGGTCAAACGCCCAGTTGTAGGCAAAGGTGTAGCAAGGGATCAGCACAATGAACGCCATGTCCACCAGCAACGCCTCCACCAAGGTCATGTCCAGCCACCAGGCAATCAGCGGGATCAGGTACACCACCAGGGTCAGCTGGAAACCGATGGCATGCGCCACCCGGCGCGCCACGCTGCGCCCGCGCTTGGCCTGACGGCTCTCCCAGCGCTCGAACAGGGTGTTGTAGACCAGGTTCCAGAGCATGGCGATGGTGGTAATCATGATCGCCAGTGGCCCGGTATGCGACGCCTGGGTGTCCGAAAGGTATGCCAACCCGAGGGTGGACATGCACAACCCGATCAGTTCATAGAAAGTTACGTAGACCAGCTTGCGTTTCAGTCCCTGCACCTGCGGTTACCTCCAATGACAAAAGCGATGGGGCGCGATCATGCTTCATCGTGCTTGACAGCAAAAGTCAGCAGCTGTCAGATCTGCTGACAGGAGGCAGCCATGAACTTTTCCAGCGACAACATCCAATTATTTCTTGCCGTGCTCGACCGCGGCTCGTTCTCCGCCGCCGCACGCGCCCTGCAACGGGTGCCTTCGGCCGTAAGCATGGCCATCGGCAACCTTGAGGCCGAGCTGGGTTACAGCCTGTTCGAGCGCGGCTCACGTGAAGTTCGCCCTACCGCAAAGGCGTTGGCCCTGGAGCCACACGCCAGGCTGATTGCCGAACAACTGGGGCTGCTGCAAGTGCATGCGCTTGAGCTGTCTCAGGGGCTGGAAAGCAGCCTGAGCGTGGCCGTTGTGCCAGACATCGACCACGGCCCGTTGCTGGCAGCCATCGCTCGCCTTGGCGAGCGCCACCCGTTGCTGGACATCGCCCTGCTCAGCGCCCCGCAGGAGCAAGCCCTGCATCTGCTGGACAGTGGCCAGGCCGACCTCTGCGTGGCCTTTGCCGGCCTGCAGGTCGATGCCCGCCGGGGCTTCCAGCACATCGGCATGGAGTCACTGGTAGCTACCCTGTCGCCCACCCACCCCGCCTTGCGCGAGGGCCGCATTCATTACCTCGAAGACCTGACCCGGGTTCGCCAGATCCTGGTGCGCAGCCGCGACCTGCCGCTGGCCGACCCGCGCCCGCTGATCGGTGCAACGCATTGGTCTACCGACAGCTTCGACCTGGCTTTGCAGATGGTGGAAGCCGGCCTGGGCTGGGGCGACCTGCCGCTGTCGCGGGTCGCGCCACTGCTGGCCAACGGGCGCCTGGTACGCCTGGATTTTCGCAACACCCATAACGAGCTGCAGTTGCCGGTCCACGTCCTGTGGCGCAAGCAGCAGCCGCTGCAACAAGCGGCGCGGTTGCTGATCGAGCAGCTAGGTCGCCACTGATGACCGCCCGTCGAAACGGCCTTAAGAAATTTCTTTAAGCACTTCAATCTTTTACCCCTTGAGCCGATATCCCGGTCGACAGGCCCCGCAATGCGTCACAAGCGTGCTGCGCCCTCCCCTCATTGGCTCAAGGTCTCGAAACATGAACCTGAAATTTCGCCACAAGATCCTGCTCAGCGCCTGCGGCGTCGTGGTCCTGGCATTCGCCCTGTTCACGCTCTACAACGACTACCTGCAACGCAACACCATCCGCCAGAATATCGAGGCCTCGGTGCAACAGGCCGGTGCTCTGACCGCCAGCAGCGTGCAAAACTGGATGAGCGGGCGCATCCTGGTGCTGGAAAACCTGGCCCAGGATATCGGCCAGCAAGGTGCCGGCGAGACCTTGGCCGGGCTGATCGAGCAGCCTTCCTACACCCGCAATTTCCTGTTCACCTACCTGGGCCAGGCCAACGGTGTGTTTACCCAGCGCCCGGACACCCAGATGCCTGCCGGGTACGACCCCCGCCAGCGCCCTTGGTATGGCGCCGCGGCCAGCGCCGGGCAGACCGTGCTGACAGCCCCGTACCAGGGCGCGGTCGGTGGCCTGATGGTGACTATCGCCACCCCCGTGAAGAGCAGGAGCAATGGCGAACTGCTGGGTGTGGTCGGTGGTGACGTGACCCTCGACACCCTGGTCGAGATCATCAACTCGGTCGATTTCGGCGGCATCGGCCACGCCTTCCTGGCCGACGCCAGTGGCCAGGTGATCGTCAGCCCTGACAAAGACCAGGTAATGAAGAACCTCAAGGACATCTACCCCGGCAGCAACCTGCGGGTTGCCGCCGGCATGCAGGATGTCATCCTCAACGGCCAGGACCGCATCATCTCCTTCGCCCCGGTGGCCGGCCTGCCTTCGGCGCAGTGGTACATCGGCCTGTCGATCGATAAAGACAAGGCCTACGCAGCGCTCAGCCAATTCCGCACCTCGGCGATTATCGCCATGCTGATTGCCGTGGCTGCCATCGCCGGCCTGCTCGGCCTGCTGATCCCTGTGCTGATGAGCCCGTTGACCACCATGGGCCGCGCCATGCGCGACATCGCCGAGGGTGAAGGCGACCTGACCCGCCGCCTGGCCGTGCAGAACAAGGACGAGTTCGGCGAACTGGCCACCTCGTTCAACCGTTTTGTCGAACGCATCCACGCCTCGATCAGTGAGGTGTCCTCGGCAACCCGCCTGGTGCATGACCTGTCGGAGAAAGTGGTCAGCGCCTCCAACGCATCGATCAGCGGTTCTGAAGAACAGAGCATGCGCACCAACAGCGTGGCCGCAGCCATCAACGAGCTGGGCGCCGCTACCCAGGAAATCGCCCGTAACGCCGCTGATGCTTCGCAGCATGCCAGTGGCGCCAGCGAACAGGCCCACGGTGGCCGCGAAGTGGTCGAGGAAGCGATCAGCGCCATGACCGCCCTGTCGCAGCGCATCAGTGAGTCGTGCGCGCAGATCGAAACGCTTAACGCCAGCACCGACGAAATCGGCAAGATCCTCGATGTGATCAAGGGCATTTCGCAGCAGACCAACCTGCTGGCACTGAACGCCGCGATCGAAGCGGCCCGTGCCGGTGAAGCCGGCCGTGGTTTTGCCGTGGTGGCCGACGAAGTGCGCAACCTGGCGCACCGCACCCAGGAGTCGGCGGAAGAGATTCACCGTATGATCACCAGCCTGCAAGTAGGCTCGCGTGAAGCGGTACACACCATGAACACCAGCCAGGTTTCCAGCGAACAGACCGTGCAGGTGGCCAACCAGGCCGGCGTACGCCTGGCCAGCGTGACCCAGCGCATTGGCGAGATCGATGGCATGAACCAGTCGGTAGCGACTGCGACTGAAGAACAGACTGCCGTGGTCGAGAGCCTCAACCTGGACATTACCCAGATCAACGCCCTGAACCAGCAAGGGGTGGAGAACCTCAACGACACCCTGCGCCATTGCGACCAGCTGGCTCAGCAGGCCGGGCGCTTGAAGCAACTGGTAGGCAGTTTCAGGATCTGATGGCCTGGGGGGGCGCTTTGCGCCCCCTTAAGCTACAACCGCTTTCGCAGCCCTTCCCCGCCGCAGCCACGCCAGCAAGACCGCCGCCATCAGCACAAAGCCCAGGTAGCCAAACAACGGGTACACCTCACCCACCAGGCTGATGAACCCCACCAGGCTGCAGACAAACGCCACTGTACCGGTTACCACCGAGCCCCAACGGAACTTCGCCGTGCCCGCAGGCAGCAGCCTTGAAAGGAACGAGAACAATGTCCCGACCGCAGTGTTGACGATCATGCCGAAGATGATCAGGCACATCACCAGTCCCAGCAACGGTGACACCTCGTTGGCAATCGACAGCATCGGCATGGGCAGGTCGGCCACGCTGTCCAGGCGTGACAGCAGCCCGGCACTCATCACCAGCATCAGGCCGCCCAGCGCCGCGCCACCCAGCAGGCCGCCCCACACGGCGGTTTTCTCGCCCTTGGCCGAACCGCCCAGAATGGCCAGGATCGGCGCACCGGCCACGATGTTGTAAGACACATACAGGAACGCGCCCAGCAGCCAGTGGCGAGTGCCAGCTTGCTGTTGGCTGGCCAGGTGATCGAGCGCGGCGAAGCTCTGCTCGCGGGTGAATACGGCATACAACGCAATCGCCGACGCCACCAGAATCAACAGCGGAGTGATGGCGCCAATAGCCAGAATTACCTTGCGCACGTCCAGGCACACGATGCCCACCACCACCAGCGTCACCAGCACGCTGCCAGCCAGCGCCGGAACCCCGAACTGCTGCTCCAGTAGCGCACCACCACCGGCCAGCATGACCACGGTGACGGCGAACATGAAGAAGGTAATCAGCCAGTCGACGAACAGCCCCAAGTGGCGGCCGCAGATAGCCTGGATGACATCCTTGTGCGAGGTGGCCTGCTGGCGGTTGCCCAACCCCGCCAGGGCCATGCCAAGGAAGGTGAACAGGAAAGCGCTGACCAATGCACCGACCAGCCCCCACACGCCGAAATCAACAAAGAACAACAACAGTTCCCGCCCCGACGCGAACCCCGCCCCCACGATCACGCCGACAAATGCGCCGGCAATCTTCAGCTGCTCTTGCATGTGAACCTCTGGATTTATTGTTGTTGTCTTTCTGCCAACGCAGAGCGTTTGTAGCAGCGGGTTCAGGCGTCGCCGACAAACGCCTGCACTTCAATTTCCACATCTACCCCAAGCGCCAATGCCGAGGCCACGGTCGAACGCACTGGCAATGCTGCGCCGAAGAACTCCTTGTAGACCTCGTTGAAACCGGCGAAGTGGCTCATGTCCGACAGCCATACCGTGGCCTTTACCACTTGGTCGAAACGCGCGCCGCAGGCCGCCAGGCTTTCGGCGATGCGCTCGCAGGCTGCGCGAGTCTGGGTCTGGATATCCCCGCGCACCACTTCGCCACTTGCGCTCATCGGCACCTGACCGGAGAGGAACAGAAAGCCACCGGCCTTCACCGCGCGTGAGAACGGGAACGGCAGGCTGCTGGGGAAACGCTGAATGTCATTGCTCATGGGTTACTCCTTTCAGGATTGCTGGAAACGGGCCGGGGACAGGCACTCAGGTGCTACCCCCTGGCTGACAAGGCCAGGGCACAGTGGTTGGCCGAGTAGCAGGTCGGCGGCCAGGCGCGAGGCGCCCGCAGCCGACTGAATGCCATAGCCGCCCTGTGCCGCCAGCCAGAAGAATGCGGGGGCGTGCACATCGAAGCCGATGACCAGGTCACCGTCGGCAACGAACGAGCGCAGCCCCGCCCAGGTGTGGCTGGGGCGGCGGATTGCCAAAGTGGTCATGGCTTCGATGTTGTAGATGCCCAAGGCGACGTCGAGCTCCTCGGGCGCGGCGTCCTGGGGTTCGACCGGGTCGGCATTGGCGGGCGACCCCAGCAACTGGCCAGCGTCGGGCTTGAAGTAGAAGCTTTCGTCGACGCCGATCACTGCCGGCCAACGGGCGAAGTCCTGGTCTGCCGGGCCGGGGAAGGTGAAGGCGCTGCGGCGGCAAGGTTGCAGGCCGATGCGCGCCACGCCGCATTGCTCGGCCACGCGGTCGGCCCAGGCACCAGCGGCATTGACCAGCTGGCGCGCCTGCACGCGGCTGCCGTCGCCCAGCTCCACCTGCCACAAGTCGTCCAGATACCAGGCCTGGATCAGCTCGGCGTTGCAGCGCAGCTCGCCGCCGGCTGCGCGATAACCGCGCAAGAAGCCTTGGTGCAGGGCGTGAACATCCAGGTCCATCGCACCCGGCTCAAGCACGGCGCCGGCCAGGGTCTCGCCGCGCAGGCTCGGCACCAGGGCCAAGGCGGCATCACGGTCAAGCAGGCTGACTTCGGTGCCATTGGCCAGGTTCTGCGCGTGGGTCTGCGCAAGCAGCTCGCGCTGCTCCACGCTGGCCACATACAGGCAGCCACGCGGTTCCAGCAGCGGATGGTCGCAGAAGCCTTGCGGCGGAGCTTCATAGAACGCCCGGCTGGCGCGGGTGAGTGCCTGGATCTGCGGGGTGCCGTAAGCCTCCATGAACATGGCTGCCGAACGCCCGGTGGAGTGGTAGCCAGGCTGCGACTCACGCTCCAGCAGCAGTAACCGCTGCTGGCCAGCCAGGCGATAGCCCAAGGAAGCACCGGCAATGCCGGCACCGATGATCAGGGTGTCGTAGGTCGGGGTCAATGCATGCTCCTGCCAGGCTAATTATCATTTATGAGAATTCTAATATATGAGAATTTAGAAATGCGCAAGTGTCCAAGGTAAGATGCCCGACCAACGCCGTATGCCGAGAACCCTGAATGCCCGCTGCCCTACCCCTGCTTGACCGCGCCGTAGTCGGCCAGCGCCTGCGCCAGGTGCGCAAGGCGCGCCAGATGACTCTCAAGCAATTGTCCCAAGCCAGTGGCGTGCCGGTGTCCACCCTGTCGAAGATGGAATTGGCACAGGTTTCGGTCAGCTACGAAAAGCTGGCCGCCGCCGCTCGGGCATTGAATGTCGACATTGCCCAATTGTTTCGCGCCAGTGGCACAGTCACCGCCCCGGTACCGGTGACCGTGGTGGTTGACTCATTACCGGCGGCGGCGGGGTATTCCACCGGCACCTACGACTACCACCCCATTGCTGGCGACTTCCCGGAGCGGCGCATGACCCCGGCCTATGCCCGCATCATTGCCCGCGAACGCGGCCAGTTCGACGACTTTATCCGCCACCCTGGGCAGGAGTTCGCCCTGGTGCTGAGCGGACGCGTGCGCATCGAGTTCGAAACGGGTGAAGCCGTGAGCATAGGGCCGCAGGAAACAGCGTACTTCGACAGCCAGGTGGGGCACATCTACCTGTCGGAAAGTGAGGGCGGCGGGGACGCCCATGTGATGGTGGTCATGACCGATCGCTGACGGGCTGCACGGTTATAACCTAATAACGAACAAGTCTATTTGGCTATAAAAAAATCTATATGCTGGCTGCATCCGATAACGGGCAAAGATGGGCAGTCGAGTAGCGTATGGATGTAGGTTCTTTCGGTTTCACCATTGCTGGCCTGGTCGTGGGTTTCATCGTCGGCATGACCGGCGTCGGTGGCGGCTCGCTGATGACCCCGATCCTGTTGTGGTTTGGCATCAACCCGGCTACGGCCGTCGGCACCGACCTGCTCTATGCGGCAATCACCAAGGCCAGTGGCGTCTGGGTGCATGCGCGCCACAAGAACATCGACTGGAAGATCACCGGCCTGCTCAGCCTGGGCAGCGTGCCCGCCGCAGCGCTGACCCTGTGGTTCCTCAGCACCCTGCACACCGACACCTCGGCCCTCAACGCCATCATCAAGCAAGGCCTGGCTGTGGTGCTGATCCTGACCGCGCTGGCCATCCTGTTCAAGTCGCGCCTACAGGCCTTCGCCAGCCGCCATGCCGGTGACCACTACCACCTCAGCGACCGCAGCCTGAACACCCTCACCGTGCTCACTGGCGTAGTGCTGGGGGTCATGGTCACCCTCACCTCCATCGGTGCTGGCGCCCTGGGTACGGTGGCGCTGTTCCTGCTGTACCCGTTTCTGGTCACCCGCCGCTTGGTCGGTACCGAAATCGCTCACGCCGTGCCGCTCACCCTGGTAGCAGGCCTGGGCCACGCGGGCATGGGCAACATGGACTGGTCGCTGCTGGGCTACCTGCTGCTGGGCTCGCTGCCGGGTATCTACCTGGGCAGCCACCTCACCGGTAAGATCTCCGACCGCGTACTGCGCCCGTGCCTGGCGGCGATGCTGCTACTGATCGGCTACAAGCTGGCGTTCTGATGCTTAGCCCAGGCGCAGGCGCCACTGCCCGGTAAAGCTCAATTCGAGGCGCGAAAGCGGCAGCACGTCGATGCGCTGGCTGGCCTGAATCGGGCACCCCAGCACCTGTACCAATACGGCACGCATGACCATCGGGTGAGTCACCGCCAGCCACTCGCCCGGCGTGTCGAAAGCTGCCAGCCAGGCGGCCACACGCAGGCATACGTCAGCGAACGACTCCCCTCCATGCACCGCACTGGCCGGGTCCTGCAGCCATTCTTCCAACGCCTGTGGTTGCTCGGCTTGCAGCTGCTTCAAGGGCAAGCCCTGCCAATGCCCCAGGTCGCAATCGGCCAGTGCCAGCTCGATCTGCATCGGGCCCGACAACCACGCCGCCGTCTCGCAGGCTCGCCGCTCTGGCGCAGTCAGCACCTGCATGCCGGGCAGAATGGCGTCGGTTTTTTGCGCCAACGGCAAAATGCCGTCCTCTGCACAGTGCAGGCGCCCGGTCTTCTGGGCCTGGGTCAGGGCATGGCAGATCAGGGTCAGGCGAACGGCTTTCACCGAGGGTTCTCTCGCAGCGGGCTGGGGCCCATGGTTTAGCATGCTGCGAGGGTTTTGGCTGCAACTAAGTCGTCACCTGCACAAACACGTATTTCTTACGGGGCGTTCAGCTCATAGAGAGCTAACCACCTGCACCAATGCCCACACCGGCAGTGCCCCTGCCACTCCCACCGCCAGCCGCGGCCAGTACGGCAGCAACATCACCAGCACCAACCCCGCCAGCGACAGCACGCCGAACCAGGCCACCGGCCCCATGGCCCAGCCCCAGGCCTGGGCGCACAGCGTCAGGCTGGTCAGCAACGCCAACCATCCGCCAATGCGCAGGCCAATACGCAACACGCGTGGGCAGGTGCGGTTCCACACCTGCTTGTAATGCCGCTCCAGCCCTTGGCATAACCCGAGCATGCCGACATAGGCGAACAACACTGCGCCTGCAATCCACATCATCATGCCCCAGCCTCCTGTTGCCGCCCTGCCCGGGCTTTCTGCTGCACCGGCGCAGCTTGGCGCACCCGCCAGGCCACCAGCCCAACCAACACGCCCAACACCAGCGCACTGGCCGCCACGCCCAGGCGCATCGCGTCATCGAGGCCGCCAAACGCCCCCAGGCCAATGCACAGCAATGCCGTCAGCAACAGTTGCTCGGCCCATGCACGGCGAGTCGGTCTGACGCCCGCATGCAACAACGCGAGCAGCCATACACCAAAGAACGCACGTACCTCCCAGCTTTCCCGCTGTACCCACTCCACCGGCAACAAGCGGCTGGCCCACAGCAGCCCCACGCACGCCAGCAGCAGGCCACTGATGAAGCCCACATTGCACACCTCCGCCACCCGGTACCAGCGCCGGGAGGACGCATCGGCAGCGGCGCTGGCATATTTGCGCCCGCGCTTCACGCAGAACAGCACCAGGCCGCTGGCGATCATCAGGCAACTGACCAGCCCGCAAACGAAGTACAGCCAACGCATCGGGTAGCCGCCGAACTGGGCGAAGTGCAGACCGACCATGACCCGCTGGGTCAAAGGCACCGCGCGCCATTCAGGCACGTCGCTGAGCAGTTGCCCGCTGACGCCATCGAAGACCATGGCCTGCCCCTTGGCCAGCGCAATGCGATTACCCAGCTCGGGGCGGATTTCAACGCGCGCCGCTGCTGTATTCGGGTTGCGGACATTCAAGCCGCCGATCGGCCCCAGCCGCGCCTCGGCCTGGGCCAGCAGCGGTGCCACATCGACCAACGCGGCCGGCTGCCTGGCCAGGCCACGGGGTTGTTCCACGCGGGCATTGCCCTGGGCCTGGAAGTAAGCGCGAGGGTCACCGGCGAACAGCGCATCGACCCCGGCGGGGATATAGATGAGCATGAAGATCACCAGGCCGGTGTAGGTGATCATCAGGTGGAACGGCAGCAACAGCACCGCACTGGCGTTGTGGAAATCCAGCCACGAGCGCTGGCCCTTGTTGGGCCGGAAGGTGAAGAATTCCTTGAAGATCTTCTTGTGGATGACAATGCCGGTGACCAATGCCGCAAGCATCACCAACGCCAAAGCACCGACCACGAAAATACCCCAGTTGCGTGGCAGGTCGAGGGTGAAGTGGAAGCGGAAGAAGAAGTTGCCGCCGACACTGTCGCGCACCTCGATGGCCTCGCCGGTGCGCGGGTCGAGCTGTACGCCACCGCCGTGGCGGCGCTCGCCGGTAGAGACGCGCAGCCCGGGCGCGCGTTCGCTTGGCAGGCTGATCCCCCAGTTGCCTGCCTGCGGTTCATGGGCCTGCAGGTAGTCGATAGCGCGCCGGGCGGCGTCGGCCTGGGACACTTGGGTGGCCGGAATTTCCGGCTGCATCCAGTGGTTGAGTTCCTTGTCGAACACCGCCAGGGTGCCGGTGACAAAGATGGCGAACAACAGCCAGCCGAAGATCAAGCCGGCCCAGGTGTGCAGCCAGGCCATCGATTGGGTGAAGGTATTTTTCATGCCAGCCGCTCCAGTACCTGTGGCCAGAAGCCGATCAGGGCAAGGGACGCAGCCAGTGCCAGCGACGCCCAGGCGCGCAGGGCATCACGGCAGGCGAAGGCCCAGAGGATGGCGACCGTGTAAAAAATGAACGCGGGCAGGGTCGCGACGATGACTGCATCGGCGGCAGACAGCGGCAGGATGCGGGCCAGGCAGGCAGTCGCGGCGTAGCTAAGGGCATAGCCGCCGAGCAGCGCAGCACTGCTGCGGGAGAAGATCTGTAGCCAGGCGGAGAATTTAGGCATTTGGCGTCCTTGAAAAATGCGTCCGCCCATTCGCGGGTGAACCCGCTCCCACAGGGATCGTGCCAGCCGTGAAGGCAGCGCGGTACTTGTGGGAGCGGGTTCACCCGCGAATGGGCCGCATAGCGGCCCCTTGGATCAGAAGTTGATGTTCAGCGCAGCAAACACCGCCCTGCCCGGCTGGTTATAAGTATTGGCCCCCGAACTACTGGCGTTGCCGCCACGCAGGATCTGCTTGTCGAACACGTTGTTCACCCCCACCCGCACGTCGTAGTTGGCGTTGAACTTGTACCCGGCGCTCACGTCCACCAGGCCATACGCCTCGACATCCTGCTGCGCGGCCTGGTCGTAGTTTTCCTGGGTGCGGTAGTTGTAGGTCGGCGACTTCTGCTTGCCAAAGTAGGTGCCCGCCACCTGGAACGACAGCTGCTCGGTAGCGCGCCAGTCCAGGGTGGTATTGACGGTGTACTCCGGGATCACCGACAGCGGTTCACCGGTCTCGCGGTTGTCGTTGTCGAGCATCCAGGTCAGGTTGGTGTTCCAGTCCAGGGTCGGCGTCAATTCGATGAAGAAGTTGCCTTCGATGCCTTCCACCCGCGCCTCGCCGGCATTCTCCCATTCGGTCACGCGGCGGCCGCTGTTGATGGCATACAGCACATCGGTACCACCGATGATTTTGTTCTTGTAGTCATTGCGGAAGTAGGTCGCGCTGGTACGCCAGGTACCGCGGTCGTACAGGAGGCCGATTTCCTTGTTGACGCTGATCTCCGGCTTGAGGTCGGCGTTACCCTGCAGGTAGCAGCCACCGGAGTTGGTCTGCTCCACGCTACAGCCTTGGCCGCGACTGTAGAGCAGGTAGTTAGGGTTGGACTGGTACAGGTTCGGCACCTTGTAGGCGCGAGCAATGCCGCCTTTGACCGACAGCGCTTCGGTGAGCTTGTGCGACAGGTTCAGGCTCGGGCTGAAGTTGTCGCCAAACATCTCGTGATGATCGAAACGCAAGCCAGGCGTCACCGTCGTGTCGCCGATGACGATATTGTCTTCGACGAACAACGCGTAACTTCTGGCGGTCATCTTCGATTCGCTGCGGTCGAACCCGCTGATTGCGTCACTGCCCGACCCACTCGGGTCGAAGCTTTGCGGGCGGAACGAGCCCTGGTCGTTGAGCGACTCGTACAGGTACTCGCCCCCCAGGGTCAGCACATGCTCGGTGCTGCCGACGGCGAACGGCAAGTTGACCTCACTGTTCAAACGCGTGTTACGCAGCCGCGACATCGCCGCGCCGCTGTCGTTGATCGCCCCTTCAGGGCCTCCGGCCAAACCCTCGTTGAGGCGCCAGTTGCGTACGTATTCGTAAGCCAGGGTGGTTTTGCTGGTACCCCAGGTGAAGTCGCCCAGGTGGGTCAGGTCGTAAGTGCTGCGCTGCATGACATTGGTTTCGTGGCCATACAGGCTGGAGATCAGCGCGACGTCGCTGCCGCCGTTGCTGTTCATGGTGTCGCCAGCATAGATATTGCCCTGGCGGCTGTACCCGGCACTGGCTTCAAAGCGGTGTTCGTCGTTCAGCTTCCAGCTCAGCAAGCCATTGATGTCCTTGTTCCGCACCCCCTCGCGGCCGGCAACGAGTGCGCTGTTGGCGTGGCTCGCATTGATATCCAGGTCGTCGGCGTCGGTCTTGGCGAGGCCGCCGAACAGGCGGAAACCTAGGTTATCGGTGAGGCCGCCGCCGAGGTTGAAGTTGGCCCGCTGGCTGGCACCTTCAGCGCTGTCTTCGGGCAGTTGCGTGTACAGGCTGACGCTACCCTTGAGCTCGTCAGTGGGGCGTTTGGTGAGGATATTGACCACCCCGCCCATGGCGCCGGAGCCGTAGCGTGCGGCCGCCGGGCCCCGCAAGATTTCGATGCGCTCGACCGCTTCGGCTGGCACCCAGTTGGTTTCACCCCGAGTGTCGCGGTCGCCATTCCAGCCATAACGCACGGCATTGCGCGCACTGGACGGTTTACCGTCGATGAGGATCAGGGTGTTTTCCGGGCCCATGCCGCGCAGGTCGATCTGCCGGTTGTTGCCGCGTGCGCCGCTG
This window harbors:
- a CDS encoding PACE efflux transporter, with protein sequence MQGLKRKLVYVTFYELIGLCMSTLGLAYLSDTQASHTGPLAIMITTIAMLWNLVYNTLFERWESRQAKRGRSVARRVAHAIGFQLTLVVYLIPLIAWWLDMTLVEALLVDMAFIVLIPCYTFAYNWAFDRIFGLPSSAMAAA
- a CDS encoding LysR family transcriptional regulator; this encodes MNFSSDNIQLFLAVLDRGSFSAAARALQRVPSAVSMAIGNLEAELGYSLFERGSREVRPTAKALALEPHARLIAEQLGLLQVHALELSQGLESSLSVAVVPDIDHGPLLAAIARLGERHPLLDIALLSAPQEQALHLLDSGQADLCVAFAGLQVDARRGFQHIGMESLVATLSPTHPALREGRIHYLEDLTRVRQILVRSRDLPLADPRPLIGATHWSTDSFDLALQMVEAGLGWGDLPLSRVAPLLANGRLVRLDFRNTHNELQLPVHVLWRKQQPLQQAARLLIEQLGRH
- the mcpA gene encoding methyl-accepting chemotaxis protein McpA is translated as MNLKFRHKILLSACGVVVLAFALFTLYNDYLQRNTIRQNIEASVQQAGALTASSVQNWMSGRILVLENLAQDIGQQGAGETLAGLIEQPSYTRNFLFTYLGQANGVFTQRPDTQMPAGYDPRQRPWYGAAASAGQTVLTAPYQGAVGGLMVTIATPVKSRSNGELLGVVGGDVTLDTLVEIINSVDFGGIGHAFLADASGQVIVSPDKDQVMKNLKDIYPGSNLRVAAGMQDVILNGQDRIISFAPVAGLPSAQWYIGLSIDKDKAYAALSQFRTSAIIAMLIAVAAIAGLLGLLIPVLMSPLTTMGRAMRDIAEGEGDLTRRLAVQNKDEFGELATSFNRFVERIHASISEVSSATRLVHDLSEKVVSASNASISGSEEQSMRTNSVAAAINELGAATQEIARNAADASQHASGASEQAHGGREVVEEAISAMTALSQRISESCAQIETLNASTDEIGKILDVIKGISQQTNLLALNAAIEAARAGEAGRGFAVVADEVRNLAHRTQESAEEIHRMITSLQVGSREAVHTMNTSQVSSEQTVQVANQAGVRLASVTQRIGEIDGMNQSVATATEEQTAVVESLNLDITQINALNQQGVENLNDTLRHCDQLAQQAGRLKQLVGSFRI
- a CDS encoding RidA family protein — its product is MSNDIQRFPSSLPFPFSRAVKAGGFLFLSGQVPMSASGEVVRGDIQTQTRAACERIAESLAACGARFDQVVKATVWLSDMSHFAGFNEVYKEFFGAALPVRSTVASALALGVDVEIEVQAFVGDA
- a CDS encoding FAD-dependent oxidoreductase gives rise to the protein MTPTYDTLIIGAGIAGASLGYRLAGQQRLLLLERESQPGYHSTGRSAAMFMEAYGTPQIQALTRASRAFYEAPPQGFCDHPLLEPRGCLYVASVEQRELLAQTHAQNLANGTEVSLLDRDAALALVPSLRGETLAGAVLEPGAMDLDVHALHQGFLRGYRAAGGELRCNAELIQAWYLDDLWQVELGDGSRVQARQLVNAAGAWADRVAEQCGVARIGLQPCRRSAFTFPGPADQDFARWPAVIGVDESFYFKPDAGQLLGSPANADPVEPQDAAPEELDVALGIYNIEAMTTLAIRRPSHTWAGLRSFVADGDLVIGFDVHAPAFFWLAAQGGYGIQSAAGASRLAADLLLGQPLCPGLVSQGVAPECLSPARFQQS
- a CDS encoding XRE family transcriptional regulator, giving the protein MPAALPLLDRAVVGQRLRQVRKARQMTLKQLSQASGVPVSTLSKMELAQVSVSYEKLAAAARALNVDIAQLFRASGTVTAPVPVTVVVDSLPAAAGYSTGTYDYHPIAGDFPERRMTPAYARIIARERGQFDDFIRHPGQEFALVLSGRVRIEFETGEAVSIGPQETAYFDSQVGHIYLSESEGGGDAHVMVVMTDR
- a CDS encoding sulfite exporter TauE/SafE family protein; its protein translation is MDVGSFGFTIAGLVVGFIVGMTGVGGGSLMTPILLWFGINPATAVGTDLLYAAITKASGVWVHARHKNIDWKITGLLSLGSVPAAALTLWFLSTLHTDTSALNAIIKQGLAVVLILTALAILFKSRLQAFASRHAGDHYHLSDRSLNTLTVLTGVVLGVMVTLTSIGAGALGTVALFLLYPFLVTRRLVGTEIAHAVPLTLVAGLGHAGMGNMDWSLLGYLLLGSLPGIYLGSHLTGKISDRVLRPCLAAMLLLIGYKLAF
- a CDS encoding histidine phosphatase family protein translates to MKAVRLTLICHALTQAQKTGRLHCAEDGILPLAQKTDAILPGMQVLTAPERRACETAAWLSGPMQIELALADCDLGHWQGLPLKQLQAEQPQALEEWLQDPASAVHGGESFADVCLRVAAWLAAFDTPGEWLAVTHPMVMRAVLVQVLGCPIQASQRIDVLPLSRLELSFTGQWRLRLG
- a CDS encoding DUF3325 domain-containing protein, yielding MMMWIAGAVLFAYVGMLGLCQGLERHYKQVWNRTCPRVLRIGLRIGGWLALLTSLTLCAQAWGWAMGPVAWFGVLSLAGLVLVMLLPYWPRLAVGVAGALPVWALVQVVSSL